From the genome of Acidimicrobiia bacterium:
TCAAAGCCGTGCGTGTCGTCGCCGGGATAGGCGGGACGCGTCGGATGGCCGGCCTCGTCCCTCCGTTCGTGGGACGGACGGATGAGCTACGCCTCCTCAAGGACAACCTGCACGCCGTGCAGCGGGACCGCCGGCTGCGCCTGGTCTCGATCGTCGGACAGGGCGGAATCGGGAAGAGCCGGCTGCTCGATGAGTTGTGGAGCTACGTAGACGGTCTCACCGATGACGTCTACTGGCACCACGGCCGTTCGCTCCCGTTCGGCGAGAACGCCGGATTCTGGGCGATCGGTGAGATGGTTCGTCAACGGTGCGGCATAACTGAGGGAGATGACGAGCACAAAACGCGGACCCGTCTGCGTACTGCTCTCGCCGAACTGGTTCCCGACGGCGATGACCGGGCGTGGATGGAGCCCAAGCTGGAGAACCTTCTCGGGATCTCCGAGGCCGTGGCGGAACGGGCAGAGCTCTTCGCTGCGTGGCGAATGCTCTTCACCAACATCGCCGTCCTGGGCCCCGTCGTTATGGCGTTCGAGGATCTTCACCTCGCCGACGACGGCATGCTGGACTTCATCGAGGATCTTGCCGACATTGCCGGAGAGGAACCGATCCTGGTCATATCGCTAGCCCGCCCGTCGCTCCTCGAGCGGCGAGTCGGGTGGGGATCGGGAAGGGCCAGCAGCGTCAGTCTCCACCTCGCACCCCTTGCTCCGCCGACGATTGAGGAACTGTTGCGGGGAGTCGTCCCCGACGCACCGGCGAGTCTCGTCGACCAGCTCGTCGATCGTTCGGGTGGAATCCCTCTCTACGCCGTCGAGATGATCCGCATGCTCATCGCCCGCGAACTCATCCGCCCTCTCGATGATCTTCGCTATGAGATGGTGGGCGAGGTGGGAGACGTGGAGATCCCCGACTCTCTGCACGGCCTCGTGGGTGCCCGTCTCGACCAGTTCGGATCGAGCGCGAGGGCGCTCATCGCCGATGCCGCCATCCTGGGACAGTCATTCCGGGCCGCGGCGCTGGCGTCGCTTCGCGATGAGCCGGAGGAGGCGCTTCAGGAGAGGCTGGCCGAACTCGTTCGCAAGGAGATCCTCAGCCTCAACCGCGACCCGCGCTCGCCCGAACAGGGCCAGTACCAGTTCGTGCAGTCGATCATCCGCGAGGTCGCTCATGACCGGGTGAGCCGCGCCGATAGGGTTCGCCTGCACCAGCAGGTGGCCGCCTTCTACGAGTCCCGGAACGAGCCCGAACTCACCGGGATCATCGCCAGCCACTATCTCGATGCCCTCGAAGCCGCCGGGGATGGTCCCGATGCAGAAGAGCTTCTCTCGCGCGTCATCGCCAGCCTGTTGAATGCCGCAGACCGGGCCGACCTCCTCGGCTCCTACGGCCAAGTAGTCAATCTTTGTCTGCGCGGCGTCGACCTTGCCGGTGATCCGGCCTCGAGGGGCGAGCTACTCACCAGGGCGGCACGCGCCGCCCACTCCGCCCTCGACGAACGGGCGCGGGATCTCGCCCAGCGAGCGGTGACTGAGTTCGACACAGCCGGCAGCCCGCTCGGCCGCGTGAAAGCGGCGGCCGTTTATGCAAAGCTCCTGGACGACGTGGGGGAGTCGAATGATGCCTGGCCGGCGCTGCTGGAGGCACTCGAGGCCGATCCCGGCGAGACACCCGACCACGTGGTGGCGATGGCAGAGCTGGCCCGTGCCTTCATGCTCGACGGTCAGCCCCAGGGAATGGAGTGGACTGAGCGGGCCCTGGCGCTTGCCGAGGAACTCGACATGGTTCCCACCATCGCCGAGCTGTGGGCGACAAAGGGGGCCGGCCTCGGCACGTCCGGGCGCCTGCGCGAGGCGCGTGTCATCCTCATGGCTGCGCTCGATCTCTCTCGCGAACATCAGCTGAGTGCCACCAAGCGCCGAGTGACCGCCAACATCAACTACATCTCCGGGAGTGCTCTCGATCCGTTCGTCGAGGAGCGTATCGAGGACGCCCGCCGCATAGGCGACCAGCGCCTCCTCCTCGAAGCGCTCATCGACAAGGCCGGCCGCTGGCACGTAACCCTCGACATGGACGAGCACTTCGAGACGATGGCGGAGGTGATGGCCTTGCCCATGGATGCGGCAATGGCCGACCAGGTCGAGGAACTGCGGTCCGGCGTCAGCCTCCTGCGCGGTGAAGTGGAGAGTGCGATCGCCTCCGATGAAGAGCGCTGGGAGCGACACGGAACGGGCGATCAGCAGATCCAGTCCAATCGCGAGGTCTCCAGGGCCGTACACGCTTTCTATCGGGGCGACCCGGCGTCCGGCGTCGAGCTTGCCCTGGGGAGCAACCATCGATCACCGATCGGTCACCAGTACAACTGGGCGACGATATTCGCGCTCCGGATGATGGACGCTGAGAAGCTTCAGTTGGTGAGAGGCGCGGAAGCGGATTTGCCCCGACTACCGGTTGCCAACCTCCGTGAGCACTGTCTCGAGGGAGCACTCGCCGCGCTGGCGGGAGACATTGCCGAGGCCGAGGCCCGATTCGAGGCGGCTATCGAGATCGGCGACGGCATCTGGGGTCCCATCTACGGGGGGATGGTGCGGGCGTCGACGCCGCTCTACCTCGGCGGTGATCATCCCAGGGCACGGGAATGGGCGGGTGTGGTCCGCGCCAACTGGGAGAAGGCAGGATTGAGAACCCTGCTCGACCTGTACGCCGAGCCGTTCGCGCTCCTCGAAACGGCGGCTGCCGATACCGCCTAGACGTCCGTCGGTCTGCAGGCTGTG
Proteins encoded in this window:
- a CDS encoding adenylate/guanylate cyclase domain-containing protein; translation: MSALFVDLVGFTPLTEARDSEEVRHMLTVYFDRAREVVDRFGGVIEKYIGDAVMAVWGAQTAHEDDAERAVRAALELIDAVQAVGEQLDLPDLRARAGVVSGEAVVGGDGNATTGLIVGDTINTASRIQSSAAAGEVLVGRSTRDLASRSIDFESVGSLELKGKEVPVEAFKAVRVVAGIGGTRRMAGLVPPFVGRTDELRLLKDNLHAVQRDRRLRLVSIVGQGGIGKSRLLDELWSYVDGLTDDVYWHHGRSLPFGENAGFWAIGEMVRQRCGITEGDDEHKTRTRLRTALAELVPDGDDRAWMEPKLENLLGISEAVAERAELFAAWRMLFTNIAVLGPVVMAFEDLHLADDGMLDFIEDLADIAGEEPILVISLARPSLLERRVGWGSGRASSVSLHLAPLAPPTIEELLRGVVPDAPASLVDQLVDRSGGIPLYAVEMIRMLIARELIRPLDDLRYEMVGEVGDVEIPDSLHGLVGARLDQFGSSARALIADAAILGQSFRAAALASLRDEPEEALQERLAELVRKEILSLNRDPRSPEQGQYQFVQSIIREVAHDRVSRADRVRLHQQVAAFYESRNEPELTGIIASHYLDALEAAGDGPDAEELLSRVIASLLNAADRADLLGSYGQVVNLCLRGVDLAGDPASRGELLTRAARAAHSALDERARDLAQRAVTEFDTAGSPLGRVKAAAVYAKLLDDVGESNDAWPALLEALEADPGETPDHVVAMAELARAFMLDGQPQGMEWTERALALAEELDMVPTIAELWATKGAGLGTSGRLREARVILMAALDLSREHQLSATKRRVTANINYISGSALDPFVEERIEDARRIGDQRLLLEALIDKAGRWHVTLDMDEHFETMAEVMALPMDAAMADQVEELRSGVSLLRGEVESAIASDEERWERHGTGDQQIQSNREVSRAVHAFYRGDPASGVELALGSNHRSPIGHQYNWATIFALRMMDAEKLQLVRGAEADLPRLPVANLREHCLEGALAALAGDIAEAEARFEAAIEIGDGIWGPIYGGMVRASTPLYLGGDHPRAREWAGVVRANWEKAGLRTLLDLYAEPFALLETAAADTA